The following are from one region of the Bacillota bacterium genome:
- a CDS encoding CoA-transferase: RFGNLNSTVIGPYDRPKVRLAGSGGAADIASLARKLFILTPHEKRRLPARVDFLTSLGYLSGRKERETLGLPGGGPELVITDKGVLRFDETGEMVLAFIHPGVSLDEVRANTGWDLKVAPDLRVTEEPTSEELRILREELDPAGIYLRGTA; this comes from the coding sequence CGCTTTGGCAACCTCAACAGCACTGTGATTGGGCCGTACGACCGGCCCAAGGTGCGGCTGGCCGGTAGCGGCGGAGCAGCGGACATCGCCTCGCTGGCGCGTAAGCTCTTTATCCTCACACCGCACGAAAAGCGCCGGTTGCCGGCGCGCGTAGACTTCCTGACATCTCTCGGTTACCTGTCCGGGAGGAAAGAGCGCGAAACCCTGGGCTTGCCCGGTGGCGGGCCGGAGCTGGTGATCACGGACAAAGGAGTGCTCCGCTTCGACGAGACGGGCGAGATGGTGCTGGCCTTCATTCATCCCGGCGTTTCCCTGGACGAGGTCAGGGCGAACACCGGCTGGGATCTCAAGGTAGCTCCTGATCTCCGGGTGACGGAGGAGCCCACCAGCGAGGAGTTGCGCATTCTGAGGGAAGAGCTGGATCCCGCCGGGATATACCTGCGAGGCACCGCCTGA